The following proteins come from a genomic window of Alicyclobacillus dauci:
- a CDS encoding metallophosphoesterase family protein, translated as MFRFIHCADIHLDSPMRGLRFTDEHAADTVRNATRRALENLVSVCLREHVDFVVIAGDVFDGDWEDYSTGLFFNRCMQQLGAANIPVYLIRGNHDAASVLTRHLTLPGNVTLLSEEHAQTARIDDLQVAIHGQSFAKRDVTENLVASYPSAVPGYFNIGLLHTGLAGREGHARYAPCQLDDLLALRYDYWALGHIHQPELVNEDPPVLYAGNIQGRHIRESGERGCVLVTVDGREVTTKRIPLDVVRWFEVVCDISACIDEADALGVLRETVSSVAEDNPGLPLCLRIRLTGVGARHTYIHRDVTRMTHEIVNVAGWAATQTVYVEKVIFERTSATDPLASPVDMASMDALLRALTDSANQPHVADTLKDTLTTWQRSLATRMQTEDAPQPVTDEQVAEAIRNAMEEVTARLQEGGRSSNGNS; from the coding sequence GTGTTTCGTTTTATTCATTGTGCGGATATTCATTTAGACAGTCCCATGCGGGGCTTGCGCTTTACTGATGAGCACGCTGCCGATACCGTGCGGAATGCCACGAGGCGGGCCCTAGAGAACCTTGTGTCGGTGTGCTTGCGGGAGCATGTTGATTTTGTCGTGATCGCGGGCGATGTGTTTGACGGAGACTGGGAGGATTATTCGACAGGACTGTTTTTTAACCGGTGTATGCAGCAGTTGGGAGCGGCAAATATCCCTGTTTATCTGATTCGGGGGAATCACGATGCCGCGAGCGTCTTGACTCGGCACCTGACCCTGCCGGGGAATGTGACGCTGTTGTCCGAGGAGCATGCACAGACGGCCCGGATCGACGATTTACAAGTGGCCATCCATGGACAAAGCTTTGCGAAACGGGACGTGACCGAGAATTTGGTCGCGAGTTATCCAAGCGCTGTTCCAGGTTACTTTAACATTGGACTGCTTCACACCGGCTTGGCAGGTCGAGAGGGGCACGCGCGTTATGCACCTTGTCAATTGGACGACTTGCTCGCGCTACGCTACGACTACTGGGCCCTCGGACACATCCACCAACCGGAACTTGTCAACGAGGATCCGCCTGTTCTCTACGCCGGCAATATTCAAGGTCGTCACATTCGGGAAAGTGGCGAACGGGGATGTGTCCTCGTCACCGTAGATGGGCGGGAAGTCACGACCAAACGCATTCCGCTCGACGTTGTACGCTGGTTTGAAGTGGTCTGCGATATCTCGGCGTGCATAGATGAAGCCGACGCACTGGGGGTATTGCGCGAGACCGTGAGCAGCGTTGCTGAAGACAATCCCGGCTTGCCCCTCTGCTTGCGCATTCGTTTGACAGGTGTGGGAGCGAGACACACATACATCCATCGGGACGTAACGCGAATGACACACGAGATAGTTAACGTTGCGGGATGGGCTGCAACGCAGACAGTCTACGTTGAAAAAGTCATCTTTGAGCGCACCAGTGCAACCGATCCGCTCGCGTCACCCGTCGACATGGCATCCATGGACGCCCTCCTTCGCGCCTTGACTGATTCAGCAAATCAGCCCCATGTTGCGGATACGCTTAAAGACACACTCACCACCTGGCAACGAAGCCTCGCCACGCGGATGCAAACAGAAGATGCGCCGCAACCTGTGACGGATGAACAGGTTGCCGAAGCAATCCGAAATGCAATGGAAGAAGTGACCGCTCGGCTACAGGAAGGAGGCCGTTCCTCGAATGGAAATTCGTGA
- a CDS encoding AAA family ATPase — MEIRDVHLASIAHFDEVQLDLGPGLHILYGPNETGKSTLLVALIDLLFGGLPSRREWYETGSRMRAQIIRGETAYELRRRRHRAQLVQTDADDKPVDDQFVLEWLRVERDRYMQMYGFDHDRLRSGGQSLLAAEGDVGISLFEAGSGISFVKRLMEGYRTRLNELYSPAMRNNSTAVLNRSLRTYQEAKTSGRNEMLRPTEWLSAETAVRETESEVAKLQDALEETQRQLTKAQRVVRNLPLIQARKQVTLQLDSLSHVTVLTEKQEDELVQSLQERRRLHSELAQEEDVLTGEQDKLKRMHVDEEILRHAGEVESLRDEFGMFRTAREEVAALQEELQRLEMDIAKQQETLLPPSLIREAGQKLVRITHDQREGLMVLSQQLRDMGQAKSLTVRDLAQVEADLEERRSRLSEGEDVPDISAVRERIQSWRSQGISSARADALRQKCLMRKRDIEETYGGQSMWGGPLEEILSLRLPLSESIQRYVDRTHELTLRVKECERELTQIEAELERCERAYETLEASGNVPDEQELAKSRRHRDEGWNLVRHRLGNPTVVTLEAAAYAAEAGTLEDAYELAVEEADELADRLRREADRVATKAELVVQIGRAKASRERIGETLKVLQSEQQTLSDHWQREWQHSGIEPKTPDEMQAWVQQWVQPVRRALLEVRDMENEWQAAQALVEEADAALSNWADLVQLKIPAKLKTFDERLAFVEMSVTQFEKERLERRTIIDAIAEAERKQKRLSSQLSREELALQSLHKDYEALRETIDHLPASLAAVPSYLDAYDALCDAMDEVGRKGQTVGRKRSFIQQFEEKVQRVAKAVGTGTDGESEYAGEDDVMALYSDLQARFVRAVEVRQAFLQQQRITEEQQKRVAKMKQTIQQVEAFVEHWMNELQVTDESALLSQIHQSRERRTLVSELQQIEQTLLSTGDGFNLSQLLREASEEQDIDGLPAKVEQLTGRVREIEGFLRDRHVKLGEQKQVLAQMDGSQTQAAEAAQHAAIAADEVQAAWEEVVRLQASLTLLEETMNVYRDRNQNGMIQSAGELFRRMTVERYTGIDLDDDPSAPRLLAVHHDGGRRTFAELSDGTIDQLHFSLRLAFLLAQAREGDSLPLMMDDVFVHFDDDRTQSALKILDELAEDMQILYFTHHRHLVERVLPQAETRHAKVHDLEQLIRYR, encoded by the coding sequence ATGGAAATTCGTGATGTGCATCTCGCGTCCATCGCACATTTCGACGAAGTACAACTAGACCTCGGCCCCGGCTTGCACATATTGTACGGGCCAAACGAAACAGGGAAGAGTACGCTCTTAGTGGCGCTCATCGACTTGCTCTTTGGCGGGCTTCCATCTCGCCGAGAGTGGTACGAAACGGGTTCGCGAATGCGCGCACAGATCATACGCGGTGAGACAGCATACGAATTGCGCAGACGTCGCCACCGGGCCCAATTGGTGCAAACTGACGCCGACGACAAGCCGGTCGATGATCAGTTTGTGCTGGAGTGGTTGCGGGTGGAGCGGGATCGATATATGCAGATGTACGGGTTCGATCACGACCGTCTCCGCTCCGGCGGCCAAAGTCTTCTGGCAGCGGAAGGCGATGTTGGCATTTCCTTGTTCGAGGCCGGCAGCGGGATTTCGTTCGTCAAACGGCTAATGGAAGGATACCGAACACGCCTCAACGAGTTGTACAGCCCGGCGATGCGGAACAATTCCACGGCTGTGCTCAACCGGTCGTTGCGCACATATCAAGAAGCGAAAACAAGCGGCCGAAATGAAATGTTGCGCCCGACGGAGTGGTTGAGTGCCGAGACCGCTGTGCGGGAGACTGAGTCAGAAGTGGCAAAGCTTCAAGATGCCCTTGAAGAGACGCAGCGACAACTCACCAAGGCACAACGGGTGGTACGCAACCTGCCTTTGATTCAAGCGCGCAAACAAGTCACTTTGCAATTGGATTCACTTTCTCATGTCACAGTGCTGACGGAGAAGCAGGAGGACGAGTTGGTTCAATCCCTGCAAGAGCGGCGGAGATTGCATAGCGAGCTAGCTCAAGAAGAAGATGTCCTCACTGGGGAACAGGACAAGCTCAAGCGCATGCACGTGGATGAGGAGATTCTGCGCCACGCCGGGGAGGTGGAGTCGCTCCGCGACGAATTTGGCATGTTTCGGACAGCACGGGAAGAAGTCGCTGCGTTGCAAGAGGAATTGCAACGTCTTGAGATGGACATTGCCAAGCAACAGGAAACTTTGCTTCCACCGTCGCTTATACGTGAGGCCGGCCAAAAGCTCGTGAGAATCACGCACGACCAAAGAGAAGGACTCATGGTCTTAAGCCAGCAACTGCGTGATATGGGTCAAGCGAAATCGCTCACTGTACGGGACTTAGCCCAGGTGGAGGCGGACCTTGAGGAGCGGCGATCGCGTTTGTCGGAGGGCGAAGACGTTCCGGATATTTCTGCCGTGCGGGAGAGGATTCAGAGTTGGAGAAGCCAAGGGATTTCTTCTGCTCGGGCCGACGCACTCCGCCAAAAGTGCTTGATGAGAAAGCGTGACATTGAGGAGACCTATGGTGGACAGTCCATGTGGGGTGGGCCACTTGAAGAAATTTTATCGCTTCGTCTTCCTCTCTCGGAGAGCATTCAACGATATGTGGACAGGACGCACGAACTCACACTGCGAGTGAAGGAGTGTGAGCGTGAACTCACGCAGATCGAGGCAGAGTTGGAACGTTGTGAGCGGGCGTATGAAACACTTGAGGCCTCCGGGAACGTGCCCGACGAACAAGAACTGGCCAAGTCGCGACGTCATCGTGATGAGGGATGGAATTTAGTGCGACACCGACTCGGCAACCCAACTGTGGTAACGCTAGAGGCTGCCGCTTATGCAGCAGAAGCGGGGACACTTGAGGATGCCTACGAGCTCGCCGTCGAGGAAGCGGATGAACTGGCGGATCGATTGCGGCGTGAGGCGGATCGAGTGGCGACGAAGGCCGAACTGGTTGTCCAAATTGGGCGTGCCAAAGCGAGCCGAGAGCGCATAGGTGAAACACTAAAGGTCCTTCAGTCGGAGCAACAGACGCTAAGTGATCACTGGCAGCGGGAATGGCAACATTCGGGCATCGAGCCAAAGACACCGGATGAAATGCAAGCGTGGGTCCAACAATGGGTGCAACCTGTACGCCGAGCACTGCTGGAAGTGCGTGACATGGAAAATGAGTGGCAGGCAGCACAGGCGCTTGTTGAGGAGGCCGACGCAGCACTCTCCAACTGGGCCGATTTGGTTCAGCTAAAGATCCCTGCGAAACTGAAAACATTCGATGAGCGGTTGGCGTTTGTAGAGATGAGCGTGACGCAGTTCGAGAAGGAAAGATTGGAACGACGTACAATAATCGACGCCATAGCGGAAGCAGAGCGCAAGCAAAAGCGTCTCTCCAGCCAACTGTCGCGCGAGGAATTGGCGCTCCAATCGCTTCACAAAGACTATGAAGCGCTGCGAGAAACAATTGACCACTTGCCCGCATCATTGGCTGCCGTTCCATCCTATTTGGATGCATATGACGCTTTGTGTGACGCCATGGATGAAGTTGGACGAAAAGGACAGACGGTAGGAAGGAAACGATCCTTCATTCAGCAGTTTGAGGAAAAGGTTCAGCGGGTTGCAAAGGCTGTAGGAACGGGTACGGACGGGGAAAGTGAATATGCCGGGGAAGACGACGTGATGGCACTCTACAGTGACTTACAGGCACGCTTCGTCCGTGCAGTTGAAGTGCGACAGGCCTTTTTGCAGCAGCAGCGGATCACCGAGGAACAGCAGAAGCGTGTGGCAAAGATGAAGCAGACAATACAACAGGTTGAGGCGTTTGTGGAGCACTGGATGAACGAGTTGCAGGTGACGGATGAATCGGCTCTGCTCAGTCAGATCCATCAGTCCCGGGAACGCAGAACACTTGTGAGTGAGCTTCAGCAGATTGAGCAGACACTGTTGTCGACAGGGGATGGATTCAACCTTTCGCAGCTCCTTCGTGAAGCGAGCGAAGAGCAGGACATCGATGGACTCCCCGCAAAGGTGGAGCAGTTGACGGGGAGGGTTCGGGAGATCGAAGGGTTTCTGCGTGATCGTCACGTCAAACTGGGTGAGCAGAAGCAGGTTCTTGCACAAATGGATGGCTCCCAGACGCAGGCTGCAGAGGCAGCACAGCATGCGGCCATTGCGGCGGACGAAGTACAAGCGGCATGGGAAGAGGTTGTTCGCTTGCAAGCGAGCTTGACACTGCTGGAGGAGACGATGAATGTCTATCGGGATCGGAATCAGAATGGAATGATACAATCGGCGGGGGAGCTGTTTCGACGGATGACCGTGGAACGGTACACCGGTATCGATCTCGACGACGACCCCAGCGCTCCCCGTCTCCTTGCCGTCCATCACGACGGGGGCCGGCGTACCTTTGCCGAACTCAGTGACGGAACCATTGACCAACTCCACTTCTCCCTGCGCCTTGCCTTTCTGTTGGCTCAGGCGCGCGAGGGCGACAGTTTGCCACTCATGATGGATGACGTCTTCGTTCATTTTGATGATGACCGAACGCAGAGTGCACTTAAAATCTTGGACGAGTTGGCCGAGGACATGCAGATCCTGTACTTCACACACCATCGGCATCTCGTGGAGCGGGTCTTGCCACAGGCGGAGACTCGCCATGCGAAAGTGCACGACTTAGAACAGCTGATTCGATATCGTTAG
- a CDS encoding histidine phosphatase family protein: MFVYLLRHGQTVYNADGERFCGSSDVGLTALGWQQARKTATLLRDVRLEKIIYSGLRRSRETARAILEVQNHLTERDLQIEPAFREVGFGEWEGLTRVEVAKAFPELYPEWLVDPVRTHIPGGESLRERHAEVLTAFHAVTAQGTDGDIAIVAHNTINRLLLVGLFGGDAGRYRKLVQRNACLNVIERTDLGDIRVHAINMLPLQT; this comes from the coding sequence ATGTTTGTATATCTTCTACGTCACGGGCAAACGGTCTACAACGCGGACGGGGAACGCTTTTGTGGTTCTTCGGATGTGGGGTTGACGGCGCTTGGCTGGCAGCAGGCCCGGAAAACGGCCACTCTTCTGCGCGATGTCCGTTTGGAGAAGATCATATACTCTGGCCTGCGGAGATCGCGTGAAACGGCAAGGGCTATCCTGGAAGTTCAGAACCATTTGACCGAGAGGGACCTTCAGATAGAACCGGCTTTTCGCGAGGTTGGCTTTGGTGAGTGGGAGGGTTTAACCCGCGTTGAAGTGGCAAAAGCCTTTCCAGAGCTCTACCCCGAGTGGCTGGTCGATCCCGTGCGTACCCACATACCCGGCGGTGAAAGCCTACGCGAGCGTCACGCAGAAGTGCTCACGGCTTTCCACGCGGTCACCGCGCAGGGAACGGACGGAGATATCGCCATTGTGGCACACAATACCATTAACCGTTTGCTCTTGGTTGGGTTGTTTGGCGGCGATGCCGGGCGATATCGGAAACTGGTTCAGCGCAACGCTTGTCTGAATGTGATTGAGCGGACCGATCTCGGTGACATCCGCGTACACGCAATCAATATGCTTCCATTACAAACTTGA
- a CDS encoding Na-translocating system protein MpsC family protein — MENTGVQVRQEIAGYIGKLLRDNFGKGPESVYVTIGDTCISAYIRNFLSPMEKILLEEGQAMMIWKLREQLMNKLLGEIRSHVEQITKTKLNELYYDWNFHNRSAIIFGVSSERFTDSDSVTEDYEGRSSVHREILKISELAEKLPDSTYSFEVADRMVVVVRDGILVRIEKELIRLGHGSMLKAVKANLEKSFLHNNGEFEKAVGRKIQDCFVDWNFDQDKSVIVMMLQPPKNGGHGEQVAP, encoded by the coding sequence ATGGAGAACACGGGGGTCCAGGTGCGGCAAGAGATTGCCGGTTACATTGGAAAGCTGCTGCGTGATAATTTCGGTAAAGGCCCCGAGTCTGTATACGTAACCATAGGGGACACTTGTATCAGTGCGTACATCCGCAATTTTCTGTCGCCAATGGAAAAGATTTTGCTTGAGGAAGGTCAAGCGATGATGATTTGGAAGCTCCGGGAACAGTTGATGAACAAACTGCTCGGTGAAATCCGATCACACGTCGAACAAATCACCAAAACAAAGTTAAATGAACTCTACTATGACTGGAATTTTCACAATCGATCCGCTATTATTTTTGGTGTGTCATCCGAGCGGTTTACTGACAGCGACAGCGTTACGGAGGACTATGAGGGACGCTCGAGCGTTCACCGTGAGATTCTAAAAATTAGCGAATTGGCTGAAAAACTTCCCGATTCGACCTATTCATTCGAGGTGGCGGATCGGATGGTTGTTGTCGTACGCGATGGAATCCTTGTACGAATTGAGAAAGAACTCATTCGTCTGGGCCACGGTTCTATGTTGAAAGCCGTAAAAGCGAACTTAGAAAAGAGTTTTCTTCACAATAATGGTGAATTTGAAAAGGCCGTCGGTCGCAAGATACAGGATTGCTTCGTTGATTGGAACTTCGACCAAGACAAAAGCGTCATCGTCATGATGTTGCAGCCCCCGAAAAACGGTGGTCATGGCGAACAGGTGGCTCCATAG
- a CDS encoding ROK family protein: protein MAERVALGIDIGGTNVKVAFVKHDGQVIAQESIPTAPERGPERFVSSVAETVRQLASDNHIDWDNDVLGVGVGIAGFLDYKRGFVEESVNLHWFDVPMAEMFERALGKPVRLDNDANVAALGEVWLGAGRSATTALCVTLGTGVGGGIVIDGHIHRGASTMAGEIGHIQVKNDGELCNCGHYGCLETLSSATALVRNGLAAGLAGEDGELTAKGIFDLASTGNATAQRVIEDMIHWLALGLSTGANLLNPDIIVIAGGVVNAGNALIEPLREAFSKAALQRVARACTVVPATLGSQAGVLGAARLVLQVAETA from the coding sequence ATGGCTGAGCGTGTCGCTTTGGGTATAGATATTGGGGGTACGAACGTAAAAGTAGCATTTGTCAAACACGATGGACAGGTGATAGCACAGGAGTCTATCCCGACCGCTCCCGAGCGTGGTCCAGAACGGTTTGTTTCTTCTGTTGCTGAAACGGTCAGACAACTGGCGAGTGACAACCATATTGATTGGGACAACGACGTCTTAGGTGTGGGCGTCGGGATCGCTGGATTTTTAGATTATAAACGAGGATTTGTGGAAGAATCGGTTAACTTGCATTGGTTTGACGTTCCCATGGCAGAGATGTTTGAGAGAGCTTTAGGCAAGCCGGTCCGACTGGACAACGATGCAAACGTCGCGGCTCTCGGTGAAGTCTGGTTGGGAGCTGGCCGGTCCGCAACAACAGCCTTATGTGTCACGTTGGGAACAGGTGTCGGCGGAGGTATCGTGATCGACGGGCACATTCATCGCGGCGCTTCGACAATGGCAGGCGAAATCGGCCACATTCAAGTGAAAAACGACGGTGAATTATGTAACTGTGGGCATTACGGCTGCTTAGAAACGTTGTCGTCAGCAACTGCCCTAGTTCGCAATGGCTTGGCAGCCGGGCTTGCAGGTGAGGATGGAGAATTGACGGCTAAAGGCATTTTCGATCTCGCCTCCACCGGCAACGCAACCGCACAACGCGTCATCGAGGATATGATTCACTGGCTTGCTCTGGGATTGTCCACTGGAGCGAATTTACTCAATCCCGACATCATCGTCATTGCGGGCGGCGTCGTGAACGCGGGAAACGCGTTAATTGAGCCCCTGAGGGAAGCATTCAGCAAGGCAGCGCTGCAACGAGTTGCACGTGCTTGCACAGTTGTACCCGCCACCCTGGGTTCGCAAGCGGGGGTCCTCGGTGCCGCTCGACTTGTATTGCAAGTAGCGGAAACGGCATAA
- a CDS encoding YkuS family protein has translation MKSVAVEEGLTPVKQYLEQQGCQVVDMRSDRQGQSGVCAVVITGADKNLMGIQTVVNNVPVISAEGLSPEDVYQRVKQFVQ, from the coding sequence ATGAAGTCAGTTGCAGTTGAAGAAGGGCTGACCCCTGTTAAACAATACTTGGAACAACAAGGATGCCAAGTCGTCGACATGCGGTCTGACCGTCAAGGGCAATCTGGCGTTTGCGCCGTCGTCATCACAGGCGCTGACAAAAATTTGATGGGCATTCAAACGGTTGTAAACAATGTTCCGGTCATTTCGGCAGAGGGCTTGTCTCCAGAAGATGTTTACCAACGCGTCAAACAGTTTGTCCAATGA
- a CDS encoding 1,2-dihydroxy-3-keto-5-methylthiopentene dioxygenase, whose translation MATIRIRNTGEWIEGDAAVRSYLTENDVYYDHWDVEQIPARLHNQFDLTDDDKNDILAAMKNDIENLSAQRGYVKWDIISLSDSNPNLEELLKKFEQVHTHSEDEVRAITAGSGIFVIKGKDGYFDVRLTPGDVISVPEGNPHFFTLTEERKVVAVRLFIDPAGWVAQPYDDPAFQKA comes from the coding sequence ATGGCAACCATTCGTATCCGTAATACCGGGGAATGGATTGAGGGGGACGCAGCTGTTCGGTCTTATTTAACGGAAAATGACGTCTATTATGACCACTGGGATGTCGAGCAAATCCCAGCTCGTTTACACAATCAATTCGATCTCACCGATGACGACAAAAACGACATCCTCGCGGCGATGAAGAACGATATCGAAAATTTGAGCGCCCAACGCGGCTACGTGAAATGGGACATCATTTCCTTGTCCGATTCAAATCCGAACCTGGAAGAACTTCTCAAGAAATTCGAGCAAGTGCACACGCACAGCGAGGACGAAGTTCGTGCCATCACAGCAGGCAGTGGCATTTTCGTCATCAAAGGCAAAGATGGTTACTTTGACGTCCGCCTGACACCTGGAGATGTGATCTCCGTTCCTGAAGGGAATCCTCACTTCTTTACACTGACCGAAGAACGTAAAGTCGTGGCCGTTCGCCTGTTTATCGATCCAGCCGGTTGGGTCGCCCAACCGTACGATGATCCAGCCTTCCAGAAGGCCTGA
- a CDS encoding 2,3-diketo-5-methylthiopentyl-1-phosphate enolase, which yields MTLLQNESVHATYRVRDKEQQLQKRAEGIAIGLTIGTWTELPQARLKQVSAHCGQVEGIHVVSEAEDGQVVADITVSYPVANFDATFAALLTTVFGKLSMDGEIRLVGLKIPTSLQKRFPGPKFGVAGCRERYGVQSRPLVMSIFKACIGLRLPELVGQFEAQSLGGVDLVKDDEIFFTEQYATPEERVVAYRDTARAVAEQTGRITHYAVNLTGPVHRLLDRARRLSELGAGALLVNVVAYGFDVVADLARDPDVHVPILAHPAVSGAMYGGDTYGIEADIVLGQLARMAGADMAIFPSMYGSVTLGRRATDNLLHHLRDETSVHKTSLPAPSAGIYPGLVPQLYEDFGDDFIVNAGGGIHGHPQGAAAGGKAFVAAIEAVGHGMSLEQAALSSEPLAAALKKWGPTK from the coding sequence ATGACACTGCTTCAAAACGAATCTGTTCATGCGACGTATCGCGTGCGAGATAAAGAGCAGCAATTGCAAAAACGGGCCGAGGGCATCGCCATCGGCCTTACCATTGGGACATGGACGGAACTGCCACAAGCGAGACTGAAGCAGGTCTCGGCTCACTGTGGACAAGTCGAGGGGATTCATGTGGTGTCCGAGGCAGAGGATGGCCAAGTTGTCGCGGACATTACGGTATCGTATCCGGTGGCAAACTTCGACGCAACATTCGCCGCACTGCTGACAACTGTGTTCGGAAAACTCTCTATGGATGGTGAAATTCGCCTCGTTGGATTAAAGATACCCACATCCTTGCAGAAGCGGTTCCCGGGCCCGAAGTTCGGGGTAGCGGGATGTCGAGAGCGGTACGGGGTCCAGAGCCGTCCACTTGTTATGAGTATCTTCAAGGCGTGCATTGGACTCAGGTTGCCGGAACTCGTTGGTCAATTTGAGGCGCAGTCCTTAGGCGGCGTCGATTTAGTCAAAGACGATGAGATTTTCTTTACGGAACAATATGCAACGCCGGAAGAGCGCGTAGTCGCATACCGTGACACGGCGCGGGCGGTCGCGGAGCAGACAGGACGGATTACCCACTATGCCGTGAACCTCACGGGGCCAGTTCACCGACTACTCGACAGGGCACGGCGCCTGTCGGAGCTCGGTGCAGGTGCACTCCTTGTCAATGTAGTGGCTTACGGATTCGATGTCGTTGCCGATCTCGCCCGCGACCCAGACGTACATGTTCCCATTCTCGCCCATCCAGCGGTCTCTGGTGCAATGTACGGTGGTGATACGTACGGTATCGAGGCAGATATTGTCCTCGGTCAACTTGCGCGCATGGCTGGTGCGGACATGGCGATTTTCCCGTCCATGTACGGATCGGTGACGCTGGGCAGGCGGGCTACGGACAACCTATTGCATCACCTTCGCGATGAGACGAGCGTGCACAAGACATCTCTGCCCGCTCCATCCGCAGGGATTTACCCTGGGCTCGTTCCCCAGTTGTATGAGGACTTTGGCGACGACTTCATTGTCAATGCGGGCGGTGGCATTCACGGACATCCACAGGGGGCTGCCGCAGGGGGGAAGGCGTTCGTAGCTGCAATTGAGGCTGTGGGGCATGGTATGTCGCTGGAACAAGCGGCTCTGTCGAGTGAACCGTTGGCGGCTGCACTGAAGAAATGGGGTCCGACCAAATGA
- a CDS encoding MtnX-like HAD-IB family phosphatase, with protein MTVRVICDFDGTIAEKDMIAAIMRRFVPVQAEPIIQAVQTGEKAIRDGVEEMFRLIPSDRYDDVVEFATENTVVRPGFPEFIHRCGQLGWKVAVVSGGFDFFVHPVIHSLSTPVDIFCNRIDSSGPFLRVVWAVSCDDVCEGGCGLCKPSVMRQLKDDEATRFIVIGDGVTDFKAAREGDYVFARARLLELVRDQDLPASPFDTFYDIEREIADGGSPLYENI; from the coding sequence ATGACGGTTCGAGTCATTTGTGATTTTGATGGAACTATCGCGGAAAAGGATATGATCGCGGCCATCATGCGCAGGTTTGTGCCTGTACAGGCGGAGCCCATCATTCAAGCTGTGCAGACGGGTGAGAAAGCCATTCGTGACGGCGTGGAAGAGATGTTCAGATTGATTCCATCGGACCGATATGACGACGTTGTCGAATTCGCCACGGAGAACACCGTCGTTCGACCAGGTTTCCCCGAGTTTATCCACAGGTGTGGACAACTCGGTTGGAAAGTCGCAGTTGTCAGTGGTGGCTTCGATTTTTTTGTCCACCCCGTTATCCACAGCTTATCCACACCTGTGGATATTTTCTGCAATCGCATTGATTCGTCGGGACCGTTTTTGCGTGTCGTTTGGGCGGTGTCGTGTGACGATGTATGTGAGGGCGGCTGCGGACTGTGTAAGCCCTCCGTTATGAGGCAGTTGAAGGACGACGAGGCCACTCGATTCATCGTCATTGGCGACGGGGTCACCGATTTCAAAGCAGCACGGGAAGGGGACTACGTCTTCGCACGGGCGCGATTGTTAGAATTGGTTCGCGATCAGGACTTACCCGCGTCGCCATTTGACACGTTTTACGATATCGAACGAGAAATTGCGGATGGAGGATCACCGTTATATGAAAACATTTGA
- the mtnB gene encoding methylthioribulose 1-phosphate dehydratase, with the protein MKTFDTQSQQVIELAQFCSDKGWLPATSGNLSVLVDKDPLQVAITRSGADKQRLKREDILLINEKMEVLGDSPFRPSAETRVHIELYRKYGCGSILHVHTVFNNLIGELYGEQGGVQVKGHELLKALGHWEEAAEIFIPIVPNWADLDKLGQSVAEHAIHDVPAVLVRAHGIYAWGDTPDAARRHLEAVEFICEYLYRLRLVRG; encoded by the coding sequence ATGAAAACATTTGATACACAGTCGCAACAGGTCATCGAACTCGCGCAGTTTTGCAGTGACAAAGGGTGGTTGCCGGCGACAAGTGGAAATCTGTCTGTGCTTGTGGATAAAGATCCTCTTCAAGTTGCCATCACGCGAAGTGGAGCAGACAAACAGCGACTGAAACGGGAGGATATCCTTCTCATTAACGAAAAAATGGAGGTTCTGGGCGATTCACCCTTCCGGCCATCTGCGGAAACCAGGGTTCACATTGAACTCTACCGGAAGTACGGGTGTGGGAGCATCCTTCATGTTCATACAGTATTCAACAATCTGATCGGCGAGCTCTACGGGGAACAGGGTGGCGTTCAGGTTAAGGGACATGAATTGCTGAAGGCACTTGGTCACTGGGAGGAAGCCGCAGAAATTTTCATTCCCATTGTGCCGAATTGGGCAGATCTCGACAAACTTGGACAATCCGTCGCCGAGCACGCCATACACGATGTACCAGCGGTTCTCGTTCGTGCCCACGGAATTTACGCGTGGGGCGATACGCCTGACGCAGCGCGGAGACATCTTGAAGCGGTTGAGTTTATCTGTGAATATTTGTACCGACTGCGATTGGTGCGCGGGTGA